In Thermoplasmata archaeon, the genomic window ATCGGCTCTGGAAATCGGATCAAGCAATGCGCAAGGGATTTCCCGGTGTGCTCTTCCATGGCATTAGACACAAAAGTCCCCAGACCAGCCTTCCTTTCCTAGCCTTATCTCGTCTTGTGCCCGCAGGCCGGGCACATTGGCCACTCGGGCTCAAGGGCCTCGCCGCAGGATGGGCACCTGAGAGCGCCGCTCGGCTTTTTTGCTTGCCCCTCTGCAACCGCGGGTCCTCCCCCAGCCCGGCCCGCTACCCCTCCCACAACTCCTCCCAGCGCCGCCCTCGCCTCCATCGCAAACTGCATCGCCGCCTCCCCGTCGCCTTCCTTGATGAAATCGCGAGCGAGCTCGAGCTTCTCCATTGCGCCCGAGACTTGCGCCGCTCCATCCGGGTGCTCCTCAAGATGCTCCGCAAGAGCGTCCTCGACCTCGGCGACGAGCTTCTTCGCCTCCTCGAGGACCTTGTCCTCTTTCGAAGGCCTCGCGGCTGCCACAGCTGCACCGGCCCCCGCGGCGGCGCCCGCAGCCGCTGCAATCCCTGCAGCGGCCGCAGCGGCTCCCGCGCCACCCGCGCCGGCCGCACCCGCCTCCTCGCCAGCCCTCCTGCGCCTCCTCGAGACCGCCACAAAGACAGCGGCAA contains:
- a CDS encoding zinc ribbon domain-containing protein, coding for LEVSDGTEKALAEVSIVVLKAEKVTVQETGWVAGAGLALGIVILLVVLAAVFVAVSRRRRRAGEEAGAAGAGGAGAAAAAAGIAAAAGAAAGAGAAVAAARPSKEDKVLEEAKKLVAEVEDALAEHLEEHPDGAAQVSGAMEKLELARDFIKEGDGEAAMQFAMEARAALGGVVGGVAGRAGGGPAVAEGQAKKPSGALRCPSCGEALEPEWPMCPACGHKTR